From the Lolium rigidum isolate FL_2022 chromosome 2, APGP_CSIRO_Lrig_0.1, whole genome shotgun sequence genome, one window contains:
- the LOC124691564 gene encoding U4/U6 small nuclear ribonucleoprotein Prp31 homolog gives MANLADSFLADLDELSDNEAYPEEDAEAAGVDEDGDDDMLDLEALNYDDLDSVSKLQKTQRYIDIIQKVEGALEKNIDLSNQGFILEEDPEYQLIVDCNALSVDIENELIIIHNFIRDKYRLKFPELESLVHHPIDYARVVKKIGNEMDLTLVDLEGLLPSAVIMVVSVTASTTSGKPLSEENLVKTIEACDRALNLDAAKKKVLDFVEGRMGYIAPNLSAIAGSAVAAKLMGIAGGLGALAKMPACNVQLLGAKKKNLAGFSTATSQFRVGYLEHTEVFQSTPPALRTRACRLIAAKSTLAARIDSIRGDPTGKAGRNLLEEIRKKIEKWQEPPPAKLPKPLPVPDSEPKKKRGGRRLRKMKERYAVTDMMKLANRMQFGIPEESSLGDGLGEGYGMLGQAGSGRLRVSAAQNKLAAKVAKKFKEKSYGSSGATSGLTSSLAFTPVQGIELSNPQAHGNHLGSGTQSTYFSETGTFSKISRP, from the exons ATG GCAAACCTTGCTGATTCTTTCTTGGCCGATCTTGATGAACTGTCAGACAATGAAGCCTATCCT GAAGAAGACGCCGAGGCAGCGGGTGTGGATGAGGATGGTGATGATGACATGCTTGACCTTGAGGCCCTTAATTATGATGATCTAGACAGCGTCTCAAAGCTGCAGAAGACGCAACGCTATATTGACATAATACAG AAAGTCGAAGGAGCACTTGAGAAAAACATAGACTTATCTAATCAAGGGTTCATTCTAGAGGAGGATCCAGAGTACCAGCTTATTGTTGACTGCAATGCTTTATCAGTAGATATTGAGAATGAGCTCATTATAATCCACAATTTCATACGTGACAAGTATAGGCTGAAGTTTCCAGAGCTGGAATCCCTTGTTCATCATCCGATTGATTATGCTCGTGTTGTTAAGAAGATTGGGAATGAGATGGATTTAACTCTTGTGGATCTGGAAGGGCTTTTACCTTCTGCAGTTATAATGGTCGTCTCAGTTACAGCATCAACAACTAGTGGGAAGCCTCTTTCTGAGGAGAATTTGGTAAAAACAATTGAAGCATGTGACAGAGCCCTAAATCTTGATGCCGCAAAGAAGAAGGTGCTTGATTTTGTAGAGGGCAGAATGGGTTACATTGCACCAAACCTCTCTGCCATTGCTGGCAGTGCTGTTGCTGCAAAACTGATGGGAATTGCAGGTGGTTTGGGAGCACTTGCAAAAATGCCTGCTTGCAATGTTCAGTTACTTggagcaaaaaagaaaaatcttGCTGGATTTTCTACTGCCACATCTCAGTTTCGTGTTGGCTATCTTGAACATACAGAAGTATTTCAGAGCACCCCTCCAGCCCTGAGGACACGTGCTTGCAGACTTATAGCTGCAAAGTCAACTCTGGCAGCAAGGATTGATTCAATTAGAGGTGATCCAACTGGAAAAGCTGGTCGGAACTTGTTAGAAGAAATCCGTAAGAAGATTGAGAAGTGGCAAGAACCACCTCCTGCAAAGCTTCCAAAACCACTTCCTGTTCCAGACTCTGAGCCTAAAAAGAAGAGAGGTGGTCGCCGCCTTCGAAAAATGAAAGAAAG ATATGCGGTGACTGATATGATGAAGCTTGCAAACCGAATGCAGTTTGGTATACCGGAAGAGAGCTCATTAG GTGATGGTTTGGGAGAAGGTTATGGTATGCTTGGGCAGGCTGGAAGTGGGAGACTACGTGTCTCAGCTGCACAAAACAAACTTGCTGCTAAAGTGGCCAAAAA ATTCAAGGAGAAGAGCTACGGTAGCAGTGGTGCGACATCTGGATTGACATCTAGTTTGGCCTTTACACCAGTGCAG GGAATAGAGCTGTCAAACCCACAGGCCCATGGAAACCACCTTGGAAGTGGAACCCAGAGCACCTATTTCTCCGAGACCGGCACATTTTCGAAGATCAGTAGGCCCTGA
- the LOC124691565 gene encoding DExH-box ATP-dependent RNA helicase DExH12-like: MANLGGGAEAHARFKQYEYRANSSLVLTTDSRPRDTHEPTGEPETLWGRIDKRSFGDRAVQAKPPELEERLTKSRKKKERDSSSASAPDADDLPRKRRRRSAAAREESVLSLADDVVYRPQTKETRAAYEAMLSVIQQQFGGQPMDVLGGAADEVLTILKNDKIKNPDKKKEIDKLLNPIPTQMFEQFVSIGKLITDFHDASDPASASSGGDGLEATMDDDIGVAVEFEEDDDDEESDFDQVQDELDEDDDDAAELNRPGGMQMGGELDDDDMQNSNEGLNVNVQDIDAYWLQRKITQAYADIDPQQSQKLAEEILKIIAEGDDRDVENRLVMELDYEKFDLIKLVLRNRFKIVWCTRLARAEDQEERKKIEEEMMGNPSLVPILEQLHATRASAKERQKNLEKSIRDEAKRLLNNDGAGADGPRERRAVDRDTESGWLKGQRQLLDLDNLSFHQGGLLMANKKCELPDGSFRTPHKGYEEVHVPALKPRPYGTNEKIVKISDIPAWAQPAFAGMQQLNRVQSKVYDTALFKPDNILLCAPTGAGKTNVAVLTILHQIGLHMKDGEFDNTKYKIVYVAPMKALVAEVVGNLSKRLQDFGLTVRELSGDQNLTKQQIDETQVIVTTPEKWDIVTRKSGDRTYTQMVKLLIIDEIHLLHDNRGPVLESIVSRTVRQIETTKEHIRLVGLSATLPNYEDVAVFLRVRSEGLFHFDNSYRPCPLAQQYIGITVRKPLQRFQLMNEICYEKVMAAAGKHQVLIFVHSRKETAKTARAIRDTALANDTLTRFLKDESASQEILGSQAELVKSSDLKDLMPYGFAIHHAGMGRVDREMVEELFADKHIQVLVSTATLAWGVNLPAHTVIIKGTQIYNPEKGAWTELSPLDVMQMLGRAGRPQYDTHGEGIILTGHSELQYYLSLMNQQLPIESQFISKLADQLNAEIVLGTIQNAREACSWLGYTYLYIRMLRNPTLYGLPADIMETDKTLDERRADLVHSAANLLDKNNLVKYDRKTGYFQVTDLGRIASYYYISHGTISTYNEYLKPTMGDIELCRLFSLSEEFKYVSVRQDEKMELAKLLDRVPIPVKESLEEPSAKINVLLQAYISRLKLEGLSLGSDMVYIRQSAGRLLRALFEIVLKRGWAQLAEKALNLCKMIDKQMWSVQTPLRQFPGIPKEILMKLEKKELAWERYYDLSSQEIGELIRFPKMGKQLHRCIHQLPKLNLSAHVQPITRTVLGFELTITPDFQWDDKVHGYVEAFWVIVEDNDGEYILHHEYFMLKKQYVDEDHTLHFTVPIYEPLPPQYFIRVVSDKWLGSQTILPVCFRHLILPEKYAPPTELLDLQPLPVTALRNARYEGLYSAFKHFNPIQTQVFTVLYNSDDSVLVAAPTGSGKTICAEFAILRNHQKAVSGETNMRVVYIAPIEALAKERFRDWSKKFGEFARVVELTGETAADLKLLDKGEIIISTPEKWDALSRRWKQRKHIQQVSLFIVDELHLIGSEKGHVLEVVVSRMRRISSHIGSNIRIVALSASLGNAKDLGEWIGATSHGLFNFPPAVRPVPLEIHIQGVDIANFEARMQAMAKPTYTAITQHAKSGKPALVFVPTRKHARLTALDLCAYSSAEAGGTPFLLGSTDEMDTFIGGVNEETLQNTLRCGVGYLHEGLSDLDQELVTQLFLGGRIQVCVASSTMCWGRSLPAHLVVVMGTQYYDGRESAHTDYPITDLLQMMGHASRPLQDSSGKCVILCHAPRKEYYKKFLFEAFPVESHLHHFLHDHMNAEVVVGVVENKQDAVDYLTWTFMYRRLNKNPNYYNLQGVSHRHLSDHLSELIETVLNDLESSKCVSVEEDMYLKPLNLGLIAAYYYISYTTIERFSSMLTQKTKMKGLLEILASASEYAELPTRPGEEEYIERLVRHQRFSIDKPKYGDPHVKANALLQSHFARHTVVGNLAADQREILLSAHRLLQAMVDVISSSGWLTLALNAMELSQMVTQGMWDRDSVLLQLPHFTKDLARRCLENKEKPIESIFDLAEMSADEMRDLLQLSNSQLQDIGEFFKRFPNVDMAYEVREGDDIRAGDNVTLQVTLERDMANLPSSEVGPVHAPRFPKPKEEGWWLVVGDASGSTKQLLAIKRVALQKRARVKLEFTAAAEPGRKDYMIYLMSDSYLGCDQEYEFTVDVKDAGAD; the protein is encoded by the exons ATGGCGAACCTCGGAGGCGGCGCGGAGGCGCACGCGCGGTTCAAGCAGTACGAGTACCGCGCCAACTCGAGCCTGGTGCTCACGACCGACTCGCGCCCGCGGGACACGCACGAGCCCACGGGCGAGCCGGAGACGCTCTGGGGCCGGATCGACAAGCGCAGCTTCGGGGACCGCGCCGTGCAGGCCAAGCCGCCCGAGCTCGAGGAGCGGCTCACCAAGTCGCGCAAGAAGAAGGAGCGcgactcctcctccgcctccgcccccgACGCCGACGACCTGCCGCGCAAGCGCAGGCGCCGCTCTGCGGCCGCCCGCGAGGAGAGCGTGCTCTCCCTCGCGGACGACGTCGTGTACCGGCCCCAGACCAAGGAGACGCGCGCCGCCTACGAGGCCATGCTCAGCGTCATCCAGCAGCAGTTCGGGGGCCAGCCCATGGACGTGCTCGgcggggccgccgacgaggtgctCACCATCCTCAAGAACGACAAGATCAAGAACCCCGACAAGAAGAAGGAGATCGACAAGCTCCTCAACCCCATCCCCACCCAGATGTTTGAGCAGTTCGTCTCCATCGGGAAGCTCATCACCGATTTCCACGACGCCAGCGATCCCGCCTCCGCGTCCTCTGGTGGTGACGGTCTTGAAGCGACCATGGACGATGATATTGGAGTTGCTGTCGAGTTcgaagaggacgacgatgatgaggaaagTGATTTCGATCAG GTGCAAGACGAGttggacgaggacgatgatgacgcgGCGGAGCTGAACCGTCCAGGAGGCATGCAGATGGGCGGCGAGCTGGACGACGATGACATGCAGAACTCCAACGAGGGGCTCAACGTGAACGTGCAAGACATCGATGCTTACTGGCTTCAGCGAAAGATAACGCAAGCATACGCTGATATCGACCCCCAGCAGAGCCAGAAGCTCGCCGAGGAGATCTTGAAGATAATCGCGGAGGGCGATGACAGGGATGTCGAGAACCGCCTTGTCATGGAGCTGGACTATGAGAAGTTTGACCTCATTAAACTGGTACTACGCAACCGGTTCAAGATAGTCTGGTGTACCCGCCTGGCAAGGGCTGAAGATCAGGAAGAGCGGAAGAAGATAGAGGAAGAGATGATGGGtaacccaagcttagttccgataTTGGAGCAGCTACATGCGACCAGAGCCTCTGCAAAGGAGAGGCAGAAGAATCTGGAGAAGAGTATCAGGGATGAGGCAAAGAGGCTTCTAAACAATGATGGTGCTGGTGCTGATGGTCCGAGGGAGCGTCGGGCTGTTGACCGGGATACGGAGAGTGGCTGGTTGAAGGGCCAGAGACAGTTGCTTGATCTTGACAACCTCTCTTTCCACCAAGGTGGTCTCCTGATGGCCAACAAGAAATGTGAACTTCCTGATGGATCGTTTAGAACCCCTCATAAGGGGTACGAGGAAGTGCATGTGCCAGCATTGAAACCTAGGCCATATGGAACTAACGAGAAGATTGTGAAGATATCTGATATCCCAGCGTGGGCTCAACCGGCTTTTGCTGGAATGCAACAACTGAACAGGGTTCAGAGCAAGGTTTATGATACCGCCCTCTTCAAACCAGATAACATCCTTCTCTGCGCTCCAACTGGTGCTGGTAAAACAAATGTGGCTGTGCTTACAATCCTTCACCAAATTGGTCTGCATATGAAGGATGGTGAGTTCGACAATACCAAGTACAAAATCGTCTATGTGGCCCCAATGAAAGCTTTAGTTGCTGAGGTTGTTGGAAATTTGTCCAAGCGGCTGCAAGATTTCGGTCTCACTGTTAGGGAGCTCAGTGGAGACCAGAACCTGACGAAACAACAGATTGATGAAACACAGGTCATTGTTACAACACCTGAGAAATGGGATATTGTCACGAGGAAATCAGGTGACCGAACGTATACTCAGATGGTAAAGCTTCTGATCATTGATGAGATCCATCTACTTCACGATAACAGAGGGCCAGTCCTGGAGAGTATTGTTTCTAGAACAGTTCGGCAGATTGAGACAACCAAGGAACATATACGCTTAGTTGGTCTCTCTGCAACCCTCCCGAACTATGAAGATGTTGCTGTATTCTTGCGTGTACGCTCTGAAGGTCTCTTCCATTTTGATAACAGTTACAGACCTTGTCCTCTTGCGCAGCAGTACATTGGGATCACTGTAAGGAAGCCACTGCAGAGGTTTCAGTTGATGAATGAGATTTGTTATGAGAAAGTAATGGCTGCTGCTGGTAAGCATCAAGTGCTTATATTTGTGCACTCTAGGAAGGAGACAGCAAAAACTGCTCGTGCCATCAGAGATACTGCCTTAGCTAATGACACATTGACTCGCTTTCTGAAGGACGAGAGTGCAAGCCAGGAGATTCTTGGCAGTCAGGCAGAGCTTGTCAAAAGCAGTGATCTTAAGGACCTTATGCCATATGGGTTTGCTATTCATCATGCTGGGATGGGAAGGGTGGACCGTGAAATGGTTGAAGAGCTCTTTGCTGATAAGCATATACAGGTCCTTGTTTCGACAGCTACCCTTGCATGGGGTGTCAACTTGCCTGCTCACACTGTTATTATAAAGGGTACTCAGATTTATAATCCGGAAAAAGGTGCTTGGACAGAATTAAGTCCTCTGGATGTCATGCAGATGCTTGGTCGTGCAGGTAGACCTCAGTATGACACACACGGAGAGGGAATAATCTTGACTGGCCACAGTGAATTGCAATACTACCTCTCCCTTATGAACCAACAGCTGCCTATTGAGAGTCAGTTCATATCCAAATTGGCAGATCAATTAAATGCAGAGATCGTTTTGGGAACTATTCAGAATGCTAGGGAAGCATGCTCGTGGCTTGGCTACACTTACCTCTACATACGGATGCTTCGGAATCCAACACTGTATGGTTTACCAGCAGATATCATGGAGACAGACAAAACACTAGATGAAAGGAGAGCTGACTTG GTACACTCTGCTGCAAATTTGTTGGATAAGAATAATTTGGTGAAGTATGACAGGAAAACAGGATACTTTCAGGTTACTGACCTTGGAAGGATTGCCAGTTATTACTATATTAGTCATGGGACTATTTCGACATATAATGAGTATCTCAAGCCCACAATGGGTGATATTGAGCTCTGTCGCCTGTTCTCCCTGAGTGAAGAGTTCAAGTATGTTAGTGTCAGGCAAGATGAGAAAATGGAGCTGGCAAAACTTTTGGATCGTGTGCCAATTCCTGTAAAAGAGAGTCTGGAGGAGCCCAGTGCAAAGATTAATGTTCtgctgcaagcatatatatctagGCTGAAATTGGAGGGCCTCTCTCTTGGTTCTGATATGGTCTACATCAGACAG AGTGCTGGACGCCTCTTACGAGCACTATTTGAGATAGTTTTGAAGAGAGGATGGGCTCAATTAGCGGAGAAGGCTCTCAATCTTTGCAAGATGATTGATAAGCAGATGTGGAGTGTCCAAACACCCTTGCGCCAGTTTCCTGGTATTCCAAAGGAAATCCTGATGAAACTGGAGAAAAAAGAGTTGGCTTGGGAGAGGTACTATGACCTATCATCACAGGAAATCGGTGAGCTAATTCGTTTCCCAAAGATGGGGAAGCAGCTGCACAGGTGCATCCACCAGTTACCAAAGTTGAACCTGTCTGCCCATGTTCAACCTATTACTCGCACAGTTTTGGGTTTTGAATTGACAATAACACCTGATTTCCAGTGGGATGATAAGGTACATGGATATGTTGAGGCCTTTTGGGTTATAGTTGAGGACAATGATGGCGAGTACATTCTTCACCATGAGTACTTCATGCTTAAGAAGCAGTATGTGGATGAAGATCACACACTTCACTTTACAGTGCCAATATATGAGCCATTGCCTCCTCAGTATTTTATACGTGTTGTGTCTGACAAGTGGCTTGGTTCACAGACAATTCTTCCTGTCTGTTTTAGGCACTTGATTCTTCCAGAAAAATATGCTCCTCCAACTGAATTGCTTGATCTGCAACCGCTACCTGTtactgcattgaggaatgcacgatATGAAGGTCTTTATAGTGCTTTTAAACATTTCAACCCCATCCAGACTCAAGTGTTCACTGTCCTGTATAACAGTGATGACAGTGTGTTGGTTGCTGCGCCAACAGGCAGTGGCAAGACAATATGCGCAGAATTTGCTATACTAAGGAACCATCAGAAGGCAGTATCTGGGGAAACTAACATGCGGGTTGTGTATATAGCTCCTATTGAGGCTCTTGCGAAAGAAAGATTCAGGGACTGGTCAAAGAAATTTGGAGAATTTGCCCGTGTAGTGGAGCTAACTGGTGAAACTGCAGCTGATTTGAAGCTTCTTGACAAAGGGGAGATCATTATTAGTACTCCTGAAAAGTGGGATGCACTTTCTCGACGCTGGAAGCAGCGAAAGCACATCCAACAAGTCAGCTTATTTATTGTTGACGAGCTTCATTTAATTGGATCTGAAAAGGGACATGTCCTGGAAGTCGTTGTTTCTCGGATGAGGCGTATTTCAAGCCATATTGGCAGTAACATCCGGATTGTGGCGCTTTCAGCATCACTTGGAAATGCTAAAGATCTTGGAGAATGGATCGGTGCCACCTCTCATGGTCTTTTCAACTTCCCTCCAGCAGTGCGGCCAGTTCCATTGGAAATACATATTCAGGGTGTGGATATAGCAAATTTTGAGGCAAGAATGCAAGCAATGGCAAAGCCTACATACACTGCTATCACACAACATGCAAAGAGTGGTAAGCCTGCCCTGGTGTTTGTACCGACACGTAAGCATGCAAGGTTGACTGCATTGGACCTGTGTGCATACTCAAGTGCTGAGGCTGGTGGAACGCCATTCCTTCTTGGGTCGACAGATGAGATGGATACTTTTATTGGAGGTGTCAATGAAGAAACACTTCAAAATACACTGAGATGCGGTGTGGGCTACTTGCATGAGGGCCTTAGTGACCTTGACCAGGAACTTGTAACCCAGCTTTTCCTTGGTGGGAGGATCCAAGTGTGTGTTGCAAGTAGCACAATGTGCTGGGGGAGATCGTTGCCTGCTCATCTAGTTGTTGTGATGGGAACCCAATATTATGATGGCAGGGAGAGTGCTCATACTGATTATCCAATCACTGATCTGCTACAGATGATGGGTCACGCTAGCAGGCCTCTTCAGGATAGCTCCGGGAAGTGTGTTATATTGTGCCATGCACCTCGGAAGGAATACTACAAGAAGTTCCTCTTTGAGGCCTTCCCTGTGGAGAGTCATCTTCACCATTTCTTGCATGACCATATGAATGCTGAGGTTGTTGTCGGCGTTGTAGAAAACAAGCAAGATGCCGTGGACTATCTTACCTGGACTTTCATGTACCGGCGGCTGAACAAGAACCCTAACTACTACAATCTGCAGGGTGTAAGTCACAGGCATCTGTCAGATCATCTTTCTGAGCTAATTGAGACAGTGTTGAATGACCTAGAATCAAGCAAGTGTGTATCTGTAGAGGAGGATATGTACCTGAAGCCGCTCAACCTTGGTCTCATTGCTGCATACTACTACATTAGCTACACGACTATTGAACGGTTCAGTTCGATGCTCACTCAGAAGACGAAGATGAAAGGCCTCCTGGAAATTCTAGCTTCTGCATCAGAGTATGCAGAGCTTCCAACTCGCCCAGGTGAAGAAGAATATATTGAGAGGCTAGTCCGTCACCAGAGATTTTCTATTGACAAGCCCAAGTATGGTGATCCACACGTGAAGGCCAACGCTCTACTGCAATCCCACTTTGCAAGGCACACGGTGGTAGGGAACCTGGCAGCTGACCAGCGGGAGATCCTCCTTTCTGCCCACAGATTGCTCCAGGCAATGGTTGACGTTATCTCCAGCAGTGGATGGCTCACTCTTGCTCTGAATGCAATGGAGTTGAGTCAGATGGTGACCCAAGGCATGTGGGATCGTGACTCTGTGCTGCTCCAGCTTCCACACTTCACCAAGGACCTAGCCCGGAGATGCCTGGAAAACAAAGAGAAGCCCATCGAGAGCATCTTTGATCTGGCTGAGATGAGTGCTGATGAGATGCGGGATCTGCTGCAGCTATCGAACTCTCAGCTGCAGGACATCGGCGAATTCTTCAAACGGTTCCCCAACGTCGACATGGCTTATGAGGTCCGCGAGGGCGACGACATCAGGGCTGGCGACAACGTAACCTTGCAGGTCACTCTGGAGCGTGACATGGCGAACCTGCCATCTTCTGAGGTTGGCCCGGTCCACGCCCCCAGGTTCCCGAAGCCCAAGGAGGAAGGCTGGTGGCTGGTGGTCGGTGACGCCTCTGGCTCCACCAAGCAGCTGCTGGCGATTAAGAGGGTCGCCCTCCAGAAGAGGGCACGTGTGAAGCTTGAGTTCACCGCCGCCGCGGAGCCAGGGAGGAAGGACTACATGATCTACCTGATGTCCGACTCCTACCTGGGCTGTGACCAGGAGTACGAGTTCACCGTCgacgtgaaggatgctggagcagATTGA